Proteins encoded in a region of the Oryctolagus cuniculus chromosome 10, mOryCun1.1, whole genome shotgun sequence genome:
- the SALL3 gene encoding sal-like protein 3 isoform X2 encodes MSRRKQAKPQHLKSDEELPLPDGAPEHAAGDGAEGADSGTESRGGGGGGGGGGGEDSNVCAKCCAAFFQWADFLAHRKACTRSPPVLIVPGDAPAPPAADGPAPSPASSPGDRTDSEAADEVAAEGGDGADVKAAAPEDGDEPMDAAPSGDAPKVPLPPAPEPAPAAAYGFPNTNVTLETLLSTKVAVAQFSQGARTAGGGAGAGAGVGAVAIPMILEQLVALQQQQIHQLQLIEQIRSQVALMHRQPPRPALNPTAAPAAPTSTPAPGPLPGLAAPPALQLAAAVGPAPAAPPSALEAAAHLPQPTCAAAGSGAPTESVGPSASGPAPASATPTPVSSTAASASQPQNACTPPALGPAPLAGAASLPSALLPQTSSGSVIFPNPLVSIAATANALDPLAALMKHRKGKPPNVSVFEPKASAEDPFFKHKCRFCAKVFGSDSALQIHLRSHTGERPFKCNVCGNRFSTKGNLKVHFQRHKEKYPHIQMNPYPVPEYLDNVPTCSGIPYGMSLPPEKPVTTWLDSKPVLPTVPTSVGLQLPPTVPGAHGYAESPSVTPGSRSPQRPSPAPSECTSLSPGPSHPEPGVPGTAAAVVAAESPQPLLSGASLSKSEPASLGLPCTSARAGDPAAASPSAAGADGAAASLGSPGLPGVSDPFKAQFPFGGLLDSMQTSETSKLQQLVENIDKKMTDPNQCVICHRVLSCQSALKMHYRTHTGERPFKCKICGRAFTTKGNLKTHFGVHRAKPPLRVQHSCPICQKKFTNAVVLQQHIRMHMGGQIPNTPPPDGLPDAMDAEERGAEALSGCEDELDDNSMEEDAELKDAARPLLAFAGSCPPSPPSVISSIAALENQMKMIDSVMSCPPLPGLKAVENGSGESDRLSNDSSSAVGDLESRSAGSPAPSESSSSQALSPANSNGESFCSKSPGLGSQEEPPDIPLKTERPDSPPPPPPPPPPSGPGNGGALDLTGHPGRPPIKEEPPFGLLFLSRERGPGLVASATPAMVKMEVNGHGHGKAAPLGEGPPLPAGVQVPSGPQAVMSPGLTPMLAPPPRRTPKQHNCQSCGKTFSSASALQIHERTHTGEKPFGCTICGRAFTTKGNLKVHMGTHMWNNAPARRGRRLSVENPMALLGGDALKFSEMFQKDLAARAMNVDPSFWNQYAAAITNGLAMKNNEISVIQNGGIPQLPVSLGGSAIPPLGSMAGGMDKARTGSSPPIVSLDKASSETGAGRPFTRFIEDNKEIGIN; translated from the exons ATGTCTCGGCGCAAGCAGGCCAAGCCCCAGCACCTCAAGTCGGACGAGGAGCTGCCGCTGCCGGACGGGGCTCCGGAGCACG CCGCGGGGGACGGCGCCGAGGGCGCGGACAGCGGGACCgagagccgcggcggcggcggtggcggcggtggcggcggcggcgaggaCAGCAACGTGTGCGCCAAGTGCTGCGCCGCCTTCTTCCAGTGGGCCGACTTCCTGGCGCACAGGAAGGCCTGCACCCGCAGCCCGCCCGTGCTCATCGTGCCCGGGGAtgcgcccgcgccgcccgccgccgaCGGCCCCGCGCCCTCACCCGCCAGCTCACCCGGAGACCGCACCGACAGCGAGGCCGCCGACGAGGTGGCCGCCGAGGGCGGGGATGGCGCCGACGTGAAGGCTGCGGCCCCGGAGGACGGGGATGAGCCCATGGACGCCGCGCCCTCGGGGGACGCCCCCAAGGTGCCCCTGCCGCCAGCCCCCGAGCCTGCCCCCGCCGCCGCTTACGGCTTCCCCAACACCAACGTGACCCTGGAGACCCTGCTGAGCACCAAGGTGGCCGTGGCGCAGTTCTCGCAGGGCGCGCGCACAGctggcggcggcgcgggcgcgggcgcgggcgtgGGCGCCGTGGCCATCCCCATGATCCTGGAGCAGCTCGtggccctgcagcagcagcagatccACCAGCTGCAGCTCATCGAGCAGATCCGCAGCCAGGTGGCCCTGATGCACCGCCAGCCCCCGCGGCCCGCGCTGAACCCCACGGCGGCCCCGGCCGCCCCCACGTCCACACCGGCGCCTGGCCCGCTGCCAGGGCTGGCGGCGCCCCCGGCCCTGCAGCTGGCGGCTGCTGTAGGCCCCGCGCCTGCTGCTCCACCCTCGGCCCTCGAGGCCGCCGCGCACCTGCCGCAGCCCACGTGTGCGGCCGCTGGCTCTGGGGCGCCCACCGAGTCGGTCGGGCCTTCGGCCTCCGGGCCTGCGCCCGCCTCAGCCACGCCCACCCCGGTGTCCAGCACGGCGGCCAGCGCCTCGCAGCCACAGAATGCCTGCACACCGCCGGCCCTGGGCCCCGCGCCCCTGGCAGGTGCAGCCTCGCTGCCAAGCGCGCTTCTACCTCAGACCTCCTCGGGCAGCGTCATCTTCCCCAACCCGCTGGTCAGCATCGCGGCCACCGCCAACGCCCTGGACCCGCTGGCGGCCCTCATGAAGCACCGCAAGGGCAAGCCGCCCAACGTGTCCGTGTTCGAGCCCAAGGCCAGCGCCGAGGACCCCTTCTTCAAGCACAAGTGCAGGTTCTGCGCCAAGGTCTTCGGCAGCGACAGCGCGCTGCAGATCCACCTGCGCTCCCACACGGGCGAGCGGCCCTTCAAGTGCAACGTCTGCGGGAACCGCTTCTCCACCAAAGGCAACCTGAAGGTGCACTTCCAGCGGCACAAGGAGAAGTACCCCCACATCCAGATGAACCCCTACCCCGTGCCCGAGTACCTCGACAACGTGCCCACCTGCTCGGGCATCCCCTACGGCATGTCGCTGCCCCCCGAGAAGCCCGTGACCACCTGGCTGGACAGCAAGCCCGTGCTGCCCACGGTGCCCACGTCCGTGGGGCTGCAGCTCCCGCCCACGGTCCCCGGCGCCCACGGCTATGCCGAGTCCCCCAGCGTCACCCCCGGCAGCCGCTCCCCGCAGaggccctcccccgcccccagcgaATGCACCTCTCTGTCCCCGGGGCCGAGCCACCCCGAGCCGGGCGTCCCCGGGacggcggcggcggtggtggcCGCCGAGTCCCCGCAGCCGCTCCTCAGCGGGGCCTCCCTGAGCAAGAGCGAGCCCGccagcctgggcctgccctgcACCAGCGCCAGGGCCGGGGACCCCGCGGCCGCGTCcccctccgcggccggcgcagaCGGCGCAGCCGCCAGCCTGGGCAGCCCCGGCCTCCCGGGCGTCTCCGACCCATTCAAGGCGCAGTTCCCTTTCGGAGGCCTGCTCGACTCTATGCAAACGTCCGAGACCTCAAAGCTGCAGCAGCTGGTGGAGAACATCGACAAGAAGATGACCGACCCCAACCAGTGCGTCATCTGCCACCGCGTGCTGAGCTGCCAGAGCGCCCTGAAGATGCACTACCGGACGCACACGGGCGAGCGGCCCTTCAAGTGCAAGATCTGCGGCCGCGCCTTCACCACCAAGGGCAACCTCAAGACGCACTTCGGGGTGCACCGGGCCAAGCCGCCGCTGCGGGTGCAGCACTCCTGCCCCATCTGCCAGAAGAAGTTCACCAACGCCGTGGTGCTGCAGCAGCACATCCGCATGCACATGGGCGGGCAGATCCCCAACACGCCGCCGCCCGACGGCCTCCCGGACGCCATGGACGCCGAGGAGCGGGGCGCCGAGGCGCTGAGCGGCTGCGAGGACGAGCTGGACGACAACTCCATGGAGGAGGACGCCGAGCTGAAGGACGCGGCCAGGCCGCTGCTGGCCTTCGCGGGCTCCTGCCCGCCCTCGCCGCCCTCCGTCATCTCCAGCATCGCCGCCCTGGAGAATCAGATGAAGATGATCGACTCGGTCATGAGCTGCCCGCCGCTGCCCGGCCTGAAGGCCGTGGAGAACGGCTCCGGGGAGAGTGACCGCCTGAGCAACGACTCCTCGTCGGCCGTGGGCGACCTGGAGAGCCGCAGCGCGGGCAGCCCGGCCCCGTCCGAGTCCTCGTCCTCCCAGGCGCTGTCCCCGGCCAACAGCAACGGCGAGAGCTTCTGCTCCAAGTCCCCGGGCCTGGGCAGCCAGGAGGAGCCGCCCGACATCCCGCTCAAGACGGAGCGGCCAGACagccccccgccgccgcctccgccgccgccacCATCGGGCCCCGGGAACGGCGGCGCCCTGGACCTGACGGGCCACCCCGGCCGGCCGCCCATCAAGGAGGAGCCCCCCTTCGGCCTGCTGTTCCTGAGCCGCGAGCGGG GTCCCGGCCTGGTCGCCAGCGCCACACccgccatggtcaaaatggaagtcaacggccacggccacggcaaGGCCGCCCCGCTAGGTGAGGGCCCGCCGCTGCCGGCCGGGGTGCAGGTCCCCAGCGGGCCCCAGGCCGTGATGAGCCCGGGCCTGACGCCCATGCTGGCCCCCCCGCCACGCCGGACGCCCAAGCAACACAACTGCCAGTCGTGCGGGAAGACCTTCTCCTCGGCCAGCGCCCTGCAGATCCACGAGCGCACCCACACCGGCGAGAAGCCGTTCGGCTGCACCATCTGCGGCAGGGCCTTCACCACCAAGGGCAACCTCAAG GTGCACATGGGGACACACATGTGGAACAACGCCCCCGCGAGGCGTGGCCGCCGCCTGTCCGTGGAAAACCCCATGGCCCTGCTGGGCGGCGATGCCCTCAAGTTCTCGGAGATGTTCCAGAAGGACCTGGCAGCCCGAGCCATGAACGTGGACCCCAGCTTTTGGAACCAGTACGCTGCCGCCATCACCAACGGGCTGGCCATGAAGAACAACGAGATCTCCGTGATCCAGAACGGAGGCATCCCCCAGCTCCCAGTAAGTCTCGGTGGGAGCGCCATTCCCCCGCTGGGCAGCATGGCCGGCGGCATGGACAAGGCGCGCACCGGCAGCAGCCCGCCCATTGTCAGTTTGGACAAAGCGAGCTCAGAGACGGGGGCCGGCCGCCCGTTCACGAGGTTCATTGAGGACAACAAGGAGATTGGCATAAACTAG